The Bradysia coprophila strain Holo2 chromosome II, BU_Bcop_v1, whole genome shotgun sequence genome has a segment encoding these proteins:
- the LOC119085878 gene encoding vanin-like protein 1 isoform X2, with the protein MAWVIQVIGLSMLMISSSIQTSTPESSTYTAGVVEYLVGQGAQQVTSAELFKINADKYIEIMSSAEAANVDIIVFPESCLNSRLTAALVPTENEDVDVCTNETYDQNLRNIACAARDLRKYVVINLTMKRNCTEVYEAEHEHDHDGEHDYEAECPNEWLLYNTNVVFNREGKVISIYRKYNLFGESGISQSSTADMSTFTTDFGVTFGHFICFDLMFQAPALNLVAQGIKDFVFPTMWFSELPFLSAVQIQQNWAHSNDANFLGAGANNPQVGSAGSGIYSGKSGALISTMTGERTTRLLVHEVPKVPGNPVTQSAVPYSGSNFDDLKLKRDQLDVYSFQDLKVPDSTNTPLHESFTLCHTSEENGQDLCCDFEISTSWRSVPENSVYYEYKAAVFMGNRTFDGKADGNMTACAILACKNNSIASCGIRYRVNETTDGAVQSEFTFEKIIIKGNFPKVNVFTLPNSLNFNISPYPTSDFTYVEDTNARSSNKEITMSLLTPKTDLLTFAIYGRDFRSNGNKITSAAIAMILTATLSKFLI; encoded by the exons ACATCCACTCCTGAATCCTCAACATATACTGCTGGTGTGGTCGAATACCTTGTTGGTCAAGGGGCGCAACAAGTAACGAGTgctgaattatttaaaatcaatgCAGACAAGTACATCGAAATTATGAGCTCTGCAGAAGCAGCCAATGTGGACATAATCGTGTTTCCTGAGTCGTgtttaaattctcgcctaacTGCCGCTTTAGTTCCAACGGAAAATGAAGATGTCGACGTTTGTACGAATGAAACCTACGATCAAAACTTGAGAAACATCGCATGTGCTGCCAGAGATCTGAGAAAGTATGTCGTGATCAATTTAACAATGAAACGAAATTGCACGGAAGTCTACGAGGCGGAACACGAACATGATCACGATGGTGAACACGATTACGAAGCCGAGTGTCCCAATGAATGGCTTCTTTACAACACTAACGTCGTTTTTAATCGGGAAGGAAAAGTTATCTCAAT ATACCGGAAATATAACTTGTTCGGAGAGAGTGGAATTTCGCAGTCTAGCACAGCTGATATGAGCACATTTACAACCGACTTTGGTGTTACATTCGGacacttcatttgtttcgatCTAATGTTCCAAGCTCCTGCTTTGAATTTGGTGGCACAAGGAATCAAAGACTTTGTGTTTCCAACAATGTGGTTTTCTGAGCTACCATTTTTATCAGCTgttcaaattcaacaaaattgggCCCATTCAAATGACGCAAACTTCCTAGGAGCTGGAGCCAATAATCCACAGGTGGGCAGTGCTGGATCCGGAATTTATTCCGGTAAATCCGGTGCACTAATTTCAACAATGACTGGCGAGAGAACTACCAGGCTTCTTGTGCACGAGGTGCCAAAAGTACCGGGAAATCCAGTGACTCAATCAGCTGTACCGTATTCCGGATCCAATTTTGACGATCTCAAATTGAAACGAGATCAGTTAGACGTTTACAGTTTTCAAGACCTGAAGGTGCCCGACTCCACCAATACACCATTGCACGAATCTTTTACACTTTGTCATACTTCGGAGGAAAATGGCCAAGATTTGTGCTGTGACTTTGAGATATCTACATCCTGGCGATCGGTTCCGGAGAATTCGGTCT ACTATGAATACAAAGCTGCTGTGTTCATGGGCAATAGAACTTTTGATGGTAAAGCCGATGGTAATATGACTGCCTGTGCCATTCTAGCTTGTAAAAATAACAGTATCGCTTCATGTGGAATAAG atatcGTGTTAACGAAACAACTGACGGTGCAGTTCAGAGTGAATTTACTTTCGagaaaattattatcaaaGGAAACTTCCCCAAAGTAAACGTCTTTACTCTACCCAATTCATTAAACTTTAACATATCGCCATACCCAACGTCTGACTTTACATACGTGGAAGACACAAATGCTAg ATCGTCAAACAAAGAAATCACCATGTCCTTGCTTACACCGAAAACCGATTTGTTAACATTTGCAATTTATGGCAGagattttcgttcaaatgGCAATAAAATAACTTCAGCAGCCATTGCGATGATACTGACTGCAACTctttccaaatttttgatttga
- the LOC119085878 gene encoding vanin-like protein 1 isoform X1 — MAWVIQVIGLSMLMISSSIQTSTPESSTYTAGVVEYLVGQGAQQVTSAELFKINADKYIEIMSSAEAANVDIIVFPESCLNSRLTAALVPTENEDVDVCTNETYDQNLRNIACAARDLRKYVVINLTMKRNCTEVYEAEHEHDHDGEHDYEAECPNEWLLYNTNVVFNREGKVISIYRKYNLFGESGISQSSTADMSTFTTDFGVTFGHFICFDLMFQAPALNLVAQGIKDFVFPTMWFSELPFLSAVQIQQNWAHSNDANFLGAGANNPQVGSAGSGIYSGKSGALISTMTGERTTRLLVHEVPKVPGNPVTQSAVPYSGSNFDDLKLKRDQLDVYSFQDLKVPDSTNTPLHESFTLCHTSEENGQDLCCDFEISTSWRSVPENSVHYEYKAAVFMGNRTFDGKADGNMTACAILACKNNSIASCGIRYRVNETTDGAVQSEFTFEKIIIKGNFPKVNVFTLPNSLNFNISPYPTSDFTYVEDTNARSSNKEITMSLLTPKTDLLTFAIYGRDFRSNGNKITSAAIAMILTATLSKFLI; from the exons ACATCCACTCCTGAATCCTCAACATATACTGCTGGTGTGGTCGAATACCTTGTTGGTCAAGGGGCGCAACAAGTAACGAGTgctgaattatttaaaatcaatgCAGACAAGTACATCGAAATTATGAGCTCTGCAGAAGCAGCCAATGTGGACATAATCGTGTTTCCTGAGTCGTgtttaaattctcgcctaacTGCCGCTTTAGTTCCAACGGAAAATGAAGATGTCGACGTTTGTACGAATGAAACCTACGATCAAAACTTGAGAAACATCGCATGTGCTGCCAGAGATCTGAGAAAGTATGTCGTGATCAATTTAACAATGAAACGAAATTGCACGGAAGTCTACGAGGCGGAACACGAACATGATCACGATGGTGAACACGATTACGAAGCCGAGTGTCCCAATGAATGGCTTCTTTACAACACTAACGTCGTTTTTAATCGGGAAGGAAAAGTTATCTCAAT ATACCGGAAATATAACTTGTTCGGAGAGAGTGGAATTTCGCAGTCTAGCACAGCTGATATGAGCACATTTACAACCGACTTTGGTGTTACATTCGGacacttcatttgtttcgatCTAATGTTCCAAGCTCCTGCTTTGAATTTGGTGGCACAAGGAATCAAAGACTTTGTGTTTCCAACAATGTGGTTTTCTGAGCTACCATTTTTATCAGCTgttcaaattcaacaaaattgggCCCATTCAAATGACGCAAACTTCCTAGGAGCTGGAGCCAATAATCCACAGGTGGGCAGTGCTGGATCCGGAATTTATTCCGGTAAATCCGGTGCACTAATTTCAACAATGACTGGCGAGAGAACTACCAGGCTTCTTGTGCACGAGGTGCCAAAAGTACCGGGAAATCCAGTGACTCAATCAGCTGTACCGTATTCCGGATCCAATTTTGACGATCTCAAATTGAAACGAGATCAGTTAGACGTTTACAGTTTTCAAGACCTGAAGGTGCCCGACTCCACCAATACACCATTGCACGAATCTTTTACACTTTGTCATACTTCGGAGGAAAATGGCCAAGATTTGTGCTGTGACTTTGAGATATCTACATCCTGGCGATCGGTTCCGGAGAATTCG GTACACTATGAATACAAAGCTGCTGTGTTCATGGGCAATAGAACTTTTGATGGTAAAGCCGATGGTAATATGACTGCCTGTGCCATTCTAGCTTGTAAAAATAACAGTATCGCTTCATGTGGAATAAG atatcGTGTTAACGAAACAACTGACGGTGCAGTTCAGAGTGAATTTACTTTCGagaaaattattatcaaaGGAAACTTCCCCAAAGTAAACGTCTTTACTCTACCCAATTCATTAAACTTTAACATATCGCCATACCCAACGTCTGACTTTACATACGTGGAAGACACAAATGCTAg ATCGTCAAACAAAGAAATCACCATGTCCTTGCTTACACCGAAAACCGATTTGTTAACATTTGCAATTTATGGCAGagattttcgttcaaatgGCAATAAAATAACTTCAGCAGCCATTGCGATGATACTGACTGCAACTctttccaaatttttgatttga